One Candidatus Nitronauta litoralis genomic window, TGACCATCGGCATTGTATGTGGATTCATCCTGTCATTTGTACTGTGGCCTTCCATTCAAATGTTGCTGGCACCAACGAAAGCCGTTTCCGATCACGACATGACGCACGCTTTCACTCTTGGTATTGCAAGGGAAACCAAAAACCATAAAGGCAAAATTCTGTTGGCCGGTGCAGCCGCAACCATCTGGTGCGTTTTCGGGATACTGGATTTAAAAGTCGACAACCGGTTCATCGATTACTTCCGTGAAAGCACGGAAATCTATCAGGGACTGGAATTGATTGATCGACAACTGGGTGGCACCACTCCGCTGGAAGTGGTGATCAATCCTGAAGCTGACTATTACGAATACTTGAAAGAACTGGCGGCAGAGAAACCGGAAGACCAGTATGAAGACCCATTTGGTGATGGTGGAGATGAGTTCGAAGAAGATGAAGAGGGTTTTGACGACCCTTTCCAGGAAGCTAAACCCGACTCCACAGTCGAAAATTTCTGGTTCAACAATGACAAGCTGAGCGAAATCGAAAAGATCCACGACTGGTTGACCGCCCAACCTGAGATCGGAAAGGTGCAATCGATTGCCACCCTGTACAAAGTCATCCGCCATCTCAATGAAGGCGACAACCTTGATGATGCGGACCTTACGATTCTCAAACCCTTGCTGCCCGAAAACGTAAAAGAAGCCCTGGTCGATCCCTACCTTTCAGCCGATGCCAACCAGGCGCGTATCAACATGCGTATTGTAGAGGCCCATCCCGGTTTGCACCGCAAGGCACTCATTGAAAAGCTGGAACGCTATATAGAAGAAGAGATGGGCTACCCCCCCGACCGCTTTCGCTTCACGGGCATGGCAATCCTGTACAACAATATGCTGTACAGTCTTTACGATTCGCAAATCACCACGCTGGGCATGGTGTTCGTTTCCATCCTCATCATGTTCATCATCCTGTTCCGAAACGTAAAGCTGGCGATCCTCGCCCTGCCCCCCACAGTGCTGGCAGCGGGAATGATCCTCGGCCTCATGGGATGGTTCCAGATTCCCCTCGACATGATGACCATCACCATCGCATCCATCACCATTGGCATTGGGGTCGACGACACCATCCACTACATCCACCGTTTTCAGGAAGAGTTTGCAAAGGACCGCGACTACAAAAAAGCGATGGACCGCACACACGGTTCTATCGGCCGCGCGATTTACTATACATCGGTAGTCGTCACATTCGGTTTTTCCATTCTGGCCCTGTCGAATTTTATTCCGACGGTTTATTTCGGCTTGCTGACAGGGCTCGCCATGGTTCTGGCCCTGATCAACAACCTCACCCTGCTGGCCTTGCTGATCCTCACGTTTAAACCATTAGGTCCACCTTCCGGTGGGGGTAACGGGCAGACCGCTTAAGAGAAAACAATATTATTTGAGCGCATCGCCACATATCAGGCGTTGGCCTACTGGCAATCTGGTAAAAATCCCCACTTGAATTGTGGTGGCTCTGTCCTTTATAACTGTAGCTACAAACTAACCCTGTATTTATGACTTCGAATCTTCCCGACGAACAGCGAATTGTAATCACCGGCATCGGGCTGACGGCGCCCAACGGCGATTCTCTGCCCGAATACCGCCAGGCACTTCTGGACGGTAAATCCGGGGTGGTCCATTTTGAAACGCGCTACATGGGTCAGGTTCTCGCCGGGGTCTGTAATTTTGACGAGCTCAAATACCAGAAGAAGAAAAGCCTGCGACGTGGCACGCGCGCCGGATCGGTGGCCATCTACTGTTCGCGGGAGGCGGTAGCGGATGGCAGTATCGACTGGGATTCCGTCGACAAATCCAAAGTGGGTGTGTACATCGGGGTGACCGAACACGGCAACGTGGAGACCGAAAACGAGGTCTACAATATCTCAAAGTACGATTACGACACCAAGTTCTGGTCGCATCACCACAATCCACGGACGGTGGCCAATAATCCTGCCGGAGAGGTGACGCTCAATATGGGCATCACGGGTCCCCATTACACCATTGGCGCCGCCTGTGCGGCGGGTAATATGGGAGTGATCCAGGGGGCCCAGATGCTGCGCCTGGGTGAAGTCGATCTGGCACTTGCAGGCGGCGTATCCGAATCGATCCACACTTTCGGCATTTTCGCCAGCTTCAACAGTGAAGGCGCACTGGCCCAACACGATGACCCGGCCAAAGCCTCGCGTCCGTTTGATAAAAACCGGAACGGGATTGTCTGCTCCGAGGGTGGTTGTATTTATGTTCTGGAACGCCTGCCAGATGCACTCAAGCGCGGCGCCAGGATTATTGCCGAGATTGGTGGCCACGCCATTAATTCCGATGCGTACGACCACATTCTGCCGCATCCCGAACGACAGGCCGAGGCCATGCGGCTGGCTTTGGAGCGTGCCGGTATGAAGGCGAACGATGTCGACCTGCTCAGCTCACACGCCACGGCTACCCAGTTGGGGGATGTCCAGGAGGTCAAGGCCATCCGCGAGGTGTTCGCATCAAATTCGAGGATCAGGGTCAATAACACCAAAAGTTACATCGGCCACACCATGGGGGCAGCCGGGGTGCTGGAATTGACCGGAAACCTGCCTTCTCTGGAAGATGCGGTGGTACACCCCACCATCAACCTGGATGATCTGGACCCGGATTGCGAATTACCGGGACTTGTCGCCAATTCTCCCCAGAAAGTGGACCGAGTCGATGTTATAATGAATAATTCGTTCGGAATGCTTGGGATCAATTCGGTACTGATCGTAAAAAGATTTGTAAAATAATGGGCTTAACCCCTTGAAAATCACGCCGGTTTTGCCTAAAATCTGGTCCACTAAAGGAGTTTGTGGATGACGAGTGAAGAAGTAAGAAATTCCATTTTAAGCATCATCGCCGATATTGCCCCGGATGAGGACCTGTCGGGAATCCAGGATGAGGTGAAACTGCGCGACCAGTTCGATCTCGACTCTATGGATTTTCTGGATATTGTGATGGAGCTTAGAAAACGGTTTAATCTGGAAGTTCCGGAAGAAGACTACCCCAAACTGGTGACCATGAGCAGTTGCGTGGAATACCTGTCCCCCCGCCTGAAAGACCACCAGCCCGTCGGCTGACCCAAAAAAAGACATTTAGTTTTATTTTTCCAAGTGTGCTGGAAAGCTGCTTCTTCGTGCACAGAAGCAATAAACAGATTCCCGGATTCATTAGATAACGGATATTTATTTTTATTTAATTTCGATATCGAATGTACTATTATAAAATAATGTGTTAATTTTCAGATAGTTATTGCATTTCCCCTGCAAAACTGAGCCGCTATTCCTTAAAAAAACTTCCCTAAAGTAAATAATTGACTTTGTCCAAATTCATTACCTAAGGATGGACTAATGAACCTGCACGAATTGGCGCTATTAATTGCCCATTTTCTTAAAGCTAAAACGGGGCGAAATGTAACCATCCTCGTTCGAGTGGACAATAAGAGAGGTCATGGATGGAGTGTTGAGCTTGAGGGAGGAGCCCGATTCGGTCGAACCTCTTGTGTCCAGGCATTTCAGGCAAGAGCCCAAAAGCAATTTGCAGATTCGGATTACTACGCTTATTCCACGGCCAAACCGACCCGCATGTGTCTGGGAATGGCCATTCGCTGCCACACCACGCATTTTTTCTTCGTGGAAACCGGGCAGGTAAAATTCCTGACACCCGCCGACCTCAATCTCCAGTCAAAAGTTCTGACTCTAGCCCTGGCAGGAGTCACTGCTGATGGTTGGGATCCAGCCTGGGCCGAGGCGTATCCGAAAATTTGCACAGCTTTCGGTACACCCGCAACAGTTATTCGAGACAATGATATCAGGGGGATCCAAAAATGGATTTTTGAAATAGAACGCGTGGGAAAGATGGGACCATGGGTTCATGAAGTGATTCAAAGTCCATTACCCGTTTTTACTCCACCCAAATTGTCTTTCAAGCCCTCTGGAATAACGTCTTGCGAGGTGAGGAATCAAAGGGTACGCGATCATATCTTCATCGGCCTGGCTTTTGCCCTGTTACACGGGGCTCGAAATTCCGATGAATCGTCTCTGAAAGGGAAGAATATTGCCTGCGTCCTGGTGAGCCCAACAGGAACCATTTTGAGCTGGGGCATCAATGTCAATGAATCGAATTCCACACTGCACGGTGAAATTACCTGCATGCAAAGCTACTTCCATCGATACAAAAAAGTGGTGCCCGATGGTTGCACCTTATACACCACCCTGCAGTCTTGTGAGATGTGTTCAGGACTGTTGGTTACCGTTTGTCGGCACCTTCGCGTGGTTTACGCCTCAACAGATCCAGGACTTGCAAGAACTTCCCTGCAGGCAAGGTATTCCGGTTGCCGCGAATATTACTATGGTGGACCGGAATCTAACCCACTGGCACGAGCCCGGTTTCAACGCGCCATTGGCCGGGTGATGTTCAGAAATGCAGAACTAAAAGCCCGCGACGTATCGCGAGCTGTGGGTACTATGTCTGAAACACGCAGGCCCAATTTAGGGGCAGAACCCTTTCGAAGTCTTCCTGGCAAGTTAAAGGGCGATCTGGGAAGAAAATTTACAACCTGGAAAAGGGCTCGTATGGAGCGGACCTTTGAAGCTGTCTTACATCCTCACGTAATGCGTCTCGACCCATTATTGAGAGCGATGCCAGCCGCAATAACCAATGCCTTGGAAACCGGGCTGGTTGTTGGCAATATCCAGCATTTCCATAGACGGTTTATTGAATTGGGAATCTCTATTTATAATGTTGTTCAATACAATAACTTTATTGCTAACACTAATATCATGTATTGCCACATGGGAAACCCGGATTACAGATCAGTGCGGGAGCCCTATGACGAGGCAGTCAAACTCGCTCTTCTTAAAAATGCCGATGTCCTGGATTTAATAGCCTGGTTGCAGGGCGCTGAATTGTTGATAAAAATAACCGAAAATCCTCTGGAAAAATAAGACCTGCTCTATCAAGAAACTTTTTCAAAAAAATCACATAAAAGATAACAGCAAGGAGTTCCCACTTCCCTTCGACAGACTCAGGGTGACACACAAAATCAATGCAATGTCATTCTGAACGAAGCTTTGCGGAGTGAAGAATCTCGCCTTTGCTTTTGATTTTAGCGTTATGCAAAGGTCTTCCCCCTTCAAGAATGCTATTCGCGTTCTTGAATAGAAAAGGAGGGGATACAGGGGAGGTTGTATTCATGACCCCTCCCATACCCTCCACTTTCAAGGGGAGGGCTTTGCAAGTTAAAAATTTTTTGGAACAAAGTATTCGTCATTGCGAGGAGCCTTTGCGACGAAGCAATCCAGCCGGGCAACGCCCGGAGGAAACTGGAAAAATCTCTGGAACTACCTCTTCCTGAGAACCTTTCATAAGCACCTTTCAAAGGGAGAAAGTGAGGACGTCCCCCTTCCCTTCGGCAAGCTCAGGACAGGCTCCAGGCTCAGGGTGACACACAAAATCAATGCAATGTCATTCTGAACGAAGCTTTGCGGAGTGAAGAATCTCGCCTTGGACCTTGGTTTCAGGGTTATCCAAAGGTCCCCCTGATGGAAACCCCTCAAATTTACCCCTTCCCAAAATAAATTGCGGTTTCGATCCACTTGTCGGATAATACCCCTCAGATTATTTTTACCAGCTTATTGAATTTGCAAGCCCTGAAAATTTCACCAACCTGCCTGTTTTTCTGGATTTGTGGCCCGGGCAGTTTTTTTTGACCGATAGTTTTTTTAATTCCAACCTGGGGAGACAAGATGATAACCGATAAAAGCCCATCCACTAATCCGAAACGGCTACGAAAAAAAGCACTGGGGTTGCTCTGCACCCTCGTTCTGGCGGGAAGCCTTGCCATCCCCTCCGCATGGGGTGCGGAAGGCGATGATGAACGTCTGCAGGCTCTTGAACAAAGCAACCGGCAACTCAAAAAACAGGTTTCTCTTCTCCAAAAACAGATACAAACCCTGGCCCGGCAAAATCGAGCGGGTTTCAATTCTTCAGAGGGAACCAACGGCCAGACAAACCCGCCCGATATTGGGATCGTCCCCACTGCACTGGAGGCTAAAGTTCAGGCACTACAGATTCTGCTGAGTGGTGTGGAACGTAATGGGAACAGCCTGATTTTTAACGGCATGAACCTGGAAGTGAACAACGGATTGGGTGCCACTGACGGGCCGGTCAATGGTCTTGGCAATATCATAATCGGTTATAATGAGAACATCTTTCCTTACCTGGGAGACGGACCGTCTTCCCAGAAAACCGGTTCGCATAATCTGGTGGTGGGGAAGGGAAATAATTACATGAGCTATGGCGGGATCGTTTCCGGACTCAACAACTGGATCTCCGGAACCTACGCCACCGTCACCGGCGGAGAACGCAACCAGGCACTCGGCGGATTTTCTTCCGTCTTCGCCGGCAGTCTGAATCAGGCAGCCGGCCTGGGCGCGAGCGCAGGCAGTGGACAGGCCAACGCCGCTTCCGGCGCGTTCAGCACCAGCTTTGGCGGACTCCAGAACGTTGCCACCGGTGATTATGGTTCCAGTCTGGGCGGGTTACAAAACCAGTCCATAGGAAACTACAGTTCCACAACCTCCGGCTCCTTGAATACCGCGATCGGCGTTGCCAGTGGCATAACCGGAGGATTGAGCAACCAGGCCTCCGGCGACTATGCCAATGTTAACGGTGGACTCGAAAACAACGCAGGCGGTATCATCGGCAGTGTGGGTGGCGGACTCTTCAATTCTGCCTCGGGTGCCATTTCTCATGTGTGCGGAGGCCTGGCTCGGACTGCAGGAGGCACAACCAGTGTCCAATGTAGGTAAACAGGAATAAACATGCTGGAAAAGAAAATCATGATCGGAAAGAAAACGGCCATTAACATTTTCATGGCAATCGCCATGTTGCTTTTATTGCAGGTCCCCGTTTTTGCCGCCACCACGTTACAAACCGGGAACCTGACGCAGGATAAAAACGGCATCCACCTGAACGTGAACCAGGAACCCTTGAGCCAGGTGCTGCAGGTGATCGGTGAACAAAGCGGCATCGCCTTTTCCTACCCAGATGATCTCGCCGACACCCCTATGTCAGCAGATATTCAGAGTGAAAACTGGCAATCGCTTGTGACATCGTTGCTCGAGTATTTTTCCAAAATGGAATTCTGGACAGACGACCCCGCATCGAGTCGCGTAAAAATAGTCGGCCTCGGAGAATACGATCCCGGTGAAGCCACCGTGGCGCGCAGCAAACCGAAAGTCGTCGTCGCCCCCTCCGGCAAAAGTGATAAAACCAAATCGCGCAAAGACCGGAGACGTCGCGCCCGCGAATTAAAAAACTCCGATGAAATGAAAGAAGACCCGAACCATCCGCTGGCCAAACTGCCCGCGCATATCCTGATGGAACCGGGCATCCTCAACTATATCGTCGCCAGTAATGTGGATATACCCGAAGCCATTAAACGGAAATACGGACTGGATCGCGACGGATCCAACCTGCCGAAGAACTACCCCATCCCGCCGCATATCCTGCACGACCCCGCCCTGGAAACGTTTTTAAACGAAGTCGGCCTCCCCATGCCCCCCCAATTCCCGGATCAGTAGCTAAAAATTCATTTGTTTGAAAAGATTGATAGAGAATTCTGAAAGGAAAGTAAATGATATGAAACATGAAACCATAGTCACACTCACTGGAACCTTTGAAGCCCACGCTCAGGAAACCGATGACGGAGTCGAATTCTGGCTGGCCAGAGATTTACAGCATTTACTCGGTTATTCCAAGTGGGAAAACTTTATAAACGTTGTTTCTAAAGCGAAAACCGCATGCGAGGTGTCCGGACACGAGATTCTGGACCATTTTCCTGACATCAGGAAAATGGTCGATCTGGGGTCTGGGAGCCAACGGGAAATTGATGACATCATGCTCACCCGATATGCCTGCTATTTAATTGCTCAAAATGGTGATCCCAAAAAAGAGCAGATTGCTTTCGCCCAGAACTATTTCGCCCTTCAAACCAGAAAAGCAGAGTTGATTGAAAATCGATTACTGGAAACAGAGCGGGTATCTGCACGGCAAAAACTGACTTCTACAGAAAAGGATTTGTCCTCGGTTATTTTTCAGCAAACGGGAAGCAACAAAAACTTTGGAGTCATCCGTAGCAAAGGCGACCAGGCCCTGTTTGGCAAATCAACTCAAGTAATGAAATCCAGATGGAAAGTCCCCGTGAAGAGGCCGTTAGCAGACTTTGCGCCAACTATTGTGCTAAAAGCAAAAGATTTCGCGACTGAGATTACGATCCACAATGCCAGAGAGCATAAACTAAGCACCGAACCCGACATCTCGGATGAACACATAAAGAATAATAAGGCTGTTAGAAAAACATTACTTAATCGCGGTATTCGTCCTGAGGAGCTTCCCCCTGCAGA contains:
- a CDS encoding MMPL family transporter, which produces MTSRGNSNSPDESTSTPSKGFGGWLLSAFDKIVLGHPLVSMILALLFSGFFLYQFPSFKLDASSESLVLENDDDLAYSRQIADAYATAEFLIITWTPKDGMLSEASLTGLANLKKELLALDWIESITSVLDVPLLDSPRITFGQLKEGTRSIETHPDVDRSLALKEFKTSPIYKNLLVSADGKTSAIQVNIRRDQKYETLLNRRNALRNKEYAGTLTPEEQIEYQKAKAEFKAYLAIVNVQQEKNIQAVRDIMDRYRDVADLFLGGVPMITVDIIEFIRHDLITFGLGVFAFLIFALWFFFRKVRWVSLPLVCCGLTALTMIGFLGFVDWRVTVISSNFVSILIIVTMQLTIHLIVRYGELKAEFPDWDQRRLVRETVSFMTRPCFYTAITTIAAFSSLVVSGIRPVIDFGWMMTIGIVCGFILSFVLWPSIQMLLAPTKAVSDHDMTHAFTLGIARETKNHKGKILLAGAAATIWCVFGILDLKVDNRFIDYFRESTEIYQGLELIDRQLGGTTPLEVVINPEADYYEYLKELAAEKPEDQYEDPFGDGGDEFEEDEEGFDDPFQEAKPDSTVENFWFNNDKLSEIEKIHDWLTAQPEIGKVQSIATLYKVIRHLNEGDNLDDADLTILKPLLPENVKEALVDPYLSADANQARINMRIVEAHPGLHRKALIEKLERYIEEEMGYPPDRFRFTGMAILYNNMLYSLYDSQITTLGMVFVSILIMFIILFRNVKLAILALPPTVLAAGMILGLMGWFQIPLDMMTITIASITIGIGVDDTIHYIHRFQEEFAKDRDYKKAMDRTHGSIGRAIYYTSVVVTFGFSILALSNFIPTVYFGLLTGLAMVLALINNLTLLALLILTFKPLGPPSGGGNGQTA
- a CDS encoding beta-ketoacyl-[acyl-carrier-protein] synthase family protein — encoded protein: MTSNLPDEQRIVITGIGLTAPNGDSLPEYRQALLDGKSGVVHFETRYMGQVLAGVCNFDELKYQKKKSLRRGTRAGSVAIYCSREAVADGSIDWDSVDKSKVGVYIGVTEHGNVETENEVYNISKYDYDTKFWSHHHNPRTVANNPAGEVTLNMGITGPHYTIGAACAAGNMGVIQGAQMLRLGEVDLALAGGVSESIHTFGIFASFNSEGALAQHDDPAKASRPFDKNRNGIVCSEGGCIYVLERLPDALKRGARIIAEIGGHAINSDAYDHILPHPERQAEAMRLALERAGMKANDVDLLSSHATATQLGDVQEVKAIREVFASNSRIRVNNTKSYIGHTMGAAGVLELTGNLPSLEDAVVHPTINLDDLDPDCELPGLVANSPQKVDRVDVIMNNSFGMLGINSVLIVKRFVK
- a CDS encoding acyl carrier protein; this encodes MTSEEVRNSILSIIADIAPDEDLSGIQDEVKLRDQFDLDSMDFLDIVMELRKRFNLEVPEEDYPKLVTMSSCVEYLSPRLKDHQPVG
- a CDS encoding Bd3614 family nucleic acid deaminase, encoding MNLHELALLIAHFLKAKTGRNVTILVRVDNKRGHGWSVELEGGARFGRTSCVQAFQARAQKQFADSDYYAYSTAKPTRMCLGMAIRCHTTHFFFVETGQVKFLTPADLNLQSKVLTLALAGVTADGWDPAWAEAYPKICTAFGTPATVIRDNDIRGIQKWIFEIERVGKMGPWVHEVIQSPLPVFTPPKLSFKPSGITSCEVRNQRVRDHIFIGLAFALLHGARNSDESSLKGKNIACVLVSPTGTILSWGINVNESNSTLHGEITCMQSYFHRYKKVVPDGCTLYTTLQSCEMCSGLLVTVCRHLRVVYASTDPGLARTSLQARYSGCREYYYGGPESNPLARARFQRAIGRVMFRNAELKARDVSRAVGTMSETRRPNLGAEPFRSLPGKLKGDLGRKFTTWKRARMERTFEAVLHPHVMRLDPLLRAMPAAITNALETGLVVGNIQHFHRRFIELGISIYNVVQYNNFIANTNIMYCHMGNPDYRSVREPYDEAVKLALLKNADVLDLIAWLQGAELLIKITENPLEK
- the dinD gene encoding DNA damage-inducible protein D, with the translated sequence MKHETIVTLTGTFEAHAQETDDGVEFWLARDLQHLLGYSKWENFINVVSKAKTACEVSGHEILDHFPDIRKMVDLGSGSQREIDDIMLTRYACYLIAQNGDPKKEQIAFAQNYFALQTRKAELIENRLLETERVSARQKLTSTEKDLSSVIFQQTGSNKNFGVIRSKGDQALFGKSTQVMKSRWKVPVKRPLADFAPTIVLKAKDFATEITIHNAREHKLSTEPDISDEHIKNNKAVRKTLLNRGIRPEELPPAEDVKKVERRLASEEKKSMKNPDALGAEGDQK